The following coding sequences lie in one Candidatus Binatia bacterium genomic window:
- a CDS encoding tetratricopeptide repeat protein: MTDTTVVRGNAAAPAPPVAGMTSIGLASRRLAAEVQSRLMAAARVRTSGLTGVLVLFAVVPYLNTLSAGFTFDDLPNIVNNPVVRDGADVVRVLSTPLQPGDLYRPLTVLTFAINQWLAPGQAWLFHAVNIAAHALVTVLVFFLARVLTRSERIAAVAGTLFAVHPVHTEAVASLVGRAELLAAGFGVGALLAVAHAAAGATGRRCRRALEWLGLGLFALAICSKESALTVAVLVPLVRVTARRQALGRGLWGELVSLDWVPYALVAAVFVAARFAVVRALPAYELQPLDNVLAFVPWYVRLATAIAVIWEYFGLLVLPIVLAADYSYNQVTLVNVVWDLRLVCGLGLLAAATAVVLCSRRPVLRFAVLFPFVALALTANVLLPIGTIKAERLLYLPSVGFVLVVAVSAALLARGARYRRTVTALLAIAVAGYALRTWVRNEDWRDNASLYRSMVRSAPDSAKARYNYGVALQHESNDEAAVEQFERALALYEWAEGAAFGIGLAFDRKNVPDRAEQWYGRALAIQPGYDKAHNNLCRLYVNTRQYAAAERACRAGLRYYPANANLLWGLGESFAGRGDAARAIAVLERAQRLNPGDETVRRRLAEMAALQAQSGPGGWSGPR; the protein is encoded by the coding sequence ATGACGGACACGACTGTGGTGCGAGGCAACGCGGCGGCGCCGGCGCCGCCGGTCGCCGGGATGACCTCGATCGGGTTGGCGTCGCGGCGGCTCGCGGCTGAGGTACAATCGCGTCTCATGGCGGCGGCCAGGGTGCGCACCAGCGGTCTCACGGGTGTCCTCGTGCTCTTTGCCGTGGTGCCGTATCTGAACACACTCTCGGCCGGTTTCACCTTCGACGACCTGCCCAACATCGTCAACAATCCGGTTGTGCGCGATGGCGCCGACGTGGTTCGCGTGCTGTCGACGCCGCTCCAGCCGGGCGATCTTTACCGGCCGCTGACGGTGCTCACCTTCGCGATCAACCAGTGGCTGGCGCCGGGGCAGGCCTGGTTGTTCCATGCGGTCAACATCGCCGCGCACGCGCTGGTGACCGTGCTGGTGTTCTTCCTGGCTCGGGTGCTGACCCGGTCGGAGCGGATTGCAGCCGTTGCCGGCACTCTGTTCGCCGTCCATCCCGTGCACACCGAAGCGGTGGCGAGTCTGGTCGGACGCGCCGAGTTGCTGGCGGCCGGGTTTGGTGTGGGAGCGTTGCTGGCCGTGGCGCACGCGGCTGCCGGCGCCACGGGGAGACGGTGCCGCCGCGCACTGGAGTGGCTCGGGCTCGGGCTCTTCGCACTGGCAATATGCAGCAAAGAGAGTGCGCTCACCGTGGCGGTGCTGGTGCCGCTGGTACGGGTGACCGCACGCCGCCAGGCGCTCGGCCGCGGGCTGTGGGGAGAGCTGGTCAGCCTCGACTGGGTGCCCTACGCGCTGGTTGCCGCGGTCTTCGTTGCCGCCCGCTTCGCGGTCGTCAGGGCGCTGCCCGCCTACGAATTGCAGCCGCTCGACAATGTCCTTGCCTTCGTGCCCTGGTACGTTCGCCTGGCCACGGCCATCGCCGTCATCTGGGAGTACTTCGGTCTGCTCGTGCTGCCGATCGTGCTGGCGGCCGACTATTCGTACAACCAGGTCACGCTCGTGAATGTCGTCTGGGACCTGCGTCTTGTCTGTGGACTGGGACTGTTGGCGGCCGCGACTGCCGTCGTGCTGTGCAGCCGTCGCCCGGTGCTGCGCTTCGCGGTGCTGTTCCCGTTCGTGGCGCTGGCGCTCACCGCCAACGTGCTCTTGCCGATCGGGACCATCAAGGCCGAGCGGCTGCTCTATCTCCCGTCGGTGGGTTTCGTGCTTGTCGTGGCGGTGTCCGCCGCCCTTCTGGCGCGGGGGGCGCGGTATCGGCGCACGGTGACCGCGCTACTGGCGATCGCTGTCGCCGGGTACGCGTTGCGCACCTGGGTCCGAAACGAGGACTGGCGCGACAACGCCTCTCTCTATCGCAGCATGGTCAGGAGTGCGCCCGACAGTGCCAAGGCCAGGTACAACTACGGCGTGGCGTTACAGCACGAAAGCAACGACGAAGCGGCGGTCGAACAGTTCGAGCGCGCCCTGGCCCTGTACGAGTGGGCCGAGGGCGCCGCTTTCGGCATCGGGCTGGCCTTCGATCGTAAGAACGTGCCCGACCGCGCCGAGCAGTGGTACGGCCGCGCGCTGGCCATCCAGCCGGGGTACGACAAGGCCCACAACAACCTTTGCCGCCTCTACGTCAACACCAGGCAGTACGCGGCTGCCGAGCGCGCCTGTCGCGCCGGGCTGCGGTATTACCCGGCGAATGCCAACCTGCTCTGGGGCCTCGGCGAGAGCTTTGCCGGCCGTGGCGACGCCGCGCGGGCCATTGCCGTACTGGAGCGGGCGCAGCGGCTGAACCCCGGAGACGAGACGGTGCGCCGGCGCCTGGCGGAGATGGCCGCGCTGCAAGCGCAGTCCGGTCCCGGCGGTTGGTCAGGGCCGCGATGA
- a CDS encoding sigma 54-interacting transcriptional regulator: MTGSAESPADLLRARLKWYLFVRVVLVSVLLGALALVYLQQGSERYAVSVQLLLFAIVASYGITVVSAVFLAHLRRVAPFAYLQVLLDVGLTTGVIFVTGGPDSPFGFLYSLPVIGAAGLLSTPGAVVAASLSSMSYAALVGALNGGLMTRPAYPIPPAPPDLHFAIRFATTNATFFVIAALAGSLVRRLHTAEQLLHEQAAAHDRLTRLHEALARNLGSALITTDVDGLVTSVNQAAEDLVGAGGATVVGQDIGTLFPALRHTPGGRLQFLQSTAGVQPIELAYRGAQSGERALRCSAVALRDTYHNPIGGLYIVQDITTLRRLEARLAGDRNEEEPAEEVAAETPAVDGLIGTSPAMGQVRDMIERVARSDATVLITGESGTGKELVARAIHARGTRAARPFVAVNCGAIPAELVESELFGHAKGAFTGAVAPRSGLFRAADGGTIFLDEIGDLQLALQVKLLRVLQERSFVPVGTDTPVVVDVRVIAATNRCLVDEVAAERFRQDLFYRLNVLAIEVPPLRERRQDIPPLVRRFLRQFSELQGKRIHRLSVAAAKRLQEYEYPGNIRELENIVEHAVALCDGETIHEEHLPAYFTARGGAAVGVPRGPAVVATPPAKEVVGPRRDAPAWPGANLDDDLAEYEKSVLLRALAEAGGVKKRAARLLGINYRSFRHRLQKYGLGDPGAVFERHS; the protein is encoded by the coding sequence ATGACGGGCAGTGCCGAAAGCCCGGCCGACCTGCTGAGGGCGCGGCTCAAGTGGTACCTGTTCGTCCGCGTGGTGTTGGTGTCGGTGCTGCTTGGTGCGCTGGCGCTGGTGTACCTGCAGCAGGGTTCGGAGCGGTACGCTGTCTCGGTGCAGCTCCTTTTGTTCGCCATTGTCGCCTCTTACGGCATCACTGTCGTTTCCGCCGTGTTCCTCGCCCATCTGCGGCGCGTGGCTCCGTTCGCGTATTTGCAGGTTCTCCTCGACGTCGGCTTGACCACCGGGGTGATCTTCGTCACCGGCGGGCCCGATAGTCCGTTCGGTTTCCTGTACAGCTTGCCGGTCATCGGGGCCGCAGGCTTGCTCTCGACCCCCGGCGCGGTGGTCGCGGCGTCGCTGTCGTCCATGAGCTACGCCGCCCTGGTCGGGGCACTGAACGGTGGTCTGATGACCCGCCCCGCCTATCCGATACCGCCGGCGCCGCCCGATCTGCACTTCGCCATCCGGTTCGCGACGACCAACGCGACCTTCTTCGTGATCGCCGCGCTGGCCGGTTCGCTGGTACGTCGCCTGCACACCGCGGAGCAGTTGCTCCATGAGCAGGCGGCGGCGCACGATCGGTTGACACGGCTGCACGAAGCTCTGGCGCGCAACCTCGGCAGTGCGCTGATTACGACCGACGTGGACGGATTGGTGACGTCGGTAAATCAGGCCGCGGAGGACCTGGTGGGTGCCGGCGGCGCTACGGTGGTCGGGCAGGACATCGGCACCCTGTTCCCCGCCCTGCGGCACACGCCGGGAGGCAGGCTGCAATTCCTGCAATCGACCGCCGGGGTTCAACCGATCGAGCTCGCCTATCGCGGCGCACAGAGCGGCGAGCGCGCGCTGCGATGCTCGGCGGTGGCGCTGCGCGATACCTACCACAACCCGATTGGCGGACTTTACATCGTGCAGGACATCACCACCCTGCGCCGCCTGGAAGCGCGACTGGCCGGCGATCGCAACGAGGAAGAGCCGGCGGAGGAGGTCGCCGCGGAAACCCCGGCGGTCGACGGCCTCATCGGGACCAGCCCGGCGATGGGTCAGGTGCGGGACATGATCGAGCGGGTCGCCCGCAGCGACGCCACCGTGCTGATCACCGGCGAGAGCGGCACGGGCAAGGAGTTGGTGGCCCGGGCGATCCATGCCCGCGGCACGCGGGCGGCCCGGCCTTTCGTCGCGGTGAACTGCGGAGCGATTCCCGCGGAGCTCGTTGAGAGCGAGCTGTTCGGGCACGCCAAGGGCGCGTTCACGGGGGCGGTGGCTCCGCGGAGCGGACTCTTCCGGGCGGCCGACGGCGGGACGATCTTTCTCGACGAGATCGGCGACTTGCAGCTCGCGCTGCAGGTGAAGCTCCTGAGAGTGCTGCAGGAGCGCAGCTTTGTACCCGTCGGAACGGATACCCCGGTGGTCGTCGACGTGCGGGTGATTGCCGCCACCAATCGATGCCTCGTCGATGAAGTGGCGGCCGAGCGTTTCAGGCAGGATCTGTTCTACCGGCTCAACGTCCTGGCCATCGAGGTGCCGCCGCTACGCGAACGGCGCCAGGATATCCCGCCCCTTGTGCGGCGTTTCTTGCGTCAGTTCTCGGAGCTCCAGGGCAAACGCATCCATCGGCTCTCGGTGGCGGCGGCCAAGCGCCTGCAGGAATACGAATATCCGGGGAACATCCGCGAACTGGAGAATATCGTCGAGCACGCCGTTGCTCTTTGCGATGGCGAAACGATTCACGAGGAACACCTCCCCGCGTACTTTACGGCACGGGGCGGGGCGGCAGTTGGGGTACCGCGCGGCCCCGCCGTCGTGGCGACGCCGCCGGCGAAGGAAGTCGTGGGACCGCGCCGCGATGCTCCGGCGTGGCCCGGAGCCAACCTCGACGACGATCTTGCCGAGTACGAGAAGAGCGTTCTGCTGCGCGCACTTGCCGAGGCCGGAGGCGTCAAGAAACGCGCCGCCCGCCTGCTGGGCATAAACTACCGCTCGTTCCGCCACCGGCTGCAGAAGTACGGACTGGGCGATCCCGGCGCGGTTTTCGAGCGGCACTCGTAA
- a CDS encoding type IV pilus twitching motility protein PilT, whose amino-acid sequence MASTPTAAARETQAPASLSIQGFLELVVEKGATDLHVTADSPPMMRLHGELVPLPFPALTATDTKNLCYSLLTDAQRHRFEEQAELDFSFGIRGVSRFRGNLFLQRGAVGGAFRLIPYEIRDLGELGLPPVAADLTKIPRGLVLVTGPTGSGKSTTLAAMIDKVNRERREHIVTIEDPIEFVHQHKSCIVNQREVFADTHSFSEGLRHVLRQDPDVVLIGEMRDLETVEAALNVAETGHLVFSTLHTNSSVQTINRIIDIFPSNQQAQVRAQLSLVLQAVICQQLIPRMDGRGRVLAVEIMIPNPAIRNLIREEKVHQIYSQLQVGQLKFGMQTMTQSLVDLCARRLISYEEALGHATELEEVRSMLGSPHRPASGLSRPRIP is encoded by the coding sequence ATGGCCAGCACCCCCACAGCCGCCGCGCGCGAGACGCAGGCCCCCGCTTCGCTGAGTATCCAGGGTTTCCTCGAGCTGGTGGTCGAAAAGGGGGCCACCGACCTGCACGTTACCGCCGACAGCCCACCGATGATGCGGCTCCACGGGGAGCTGGTGCCGCTGCCGTTCCCAGCCCTGACGGCTACCGATACGAAGAACCTCTGCTACAGCCTGCTGACGGACGCGCAACGCCACCGTTTCGAGGAGCAGGCGGAGCTGGACTTCTCGTTCGGCATCCGCGGCGTGAGCCGATTTCGCGGCAATCTCTTCCTGCAACGCGGCGCGGTGGGCGGTGCATTCCGCTTGATTCCTTACGAGATCCGCGACCTCGGCGAGCTGGGCCTGCCGCCCGTCGCCGCCGACCTGACCAAGATTCCCCGCGGCCTGGTGCTGGTGACCGGTCCTACCGGCAGCGGCAAGTCGACCACGCTGGCGGCGATGATCGACAAGGTCAACCGCGAGCGCCGCGAGCACATCGTCACCATCGAGGACCCGATCGAGTTCGTCCATCAGCACAAGAGCTGCATCGTCAATCAGCGCGAGGTTTTCGCCGATACCCACAGCTTCAGCGAGGGCTTGCGGCACGTACTGCGGCAGGACCCGGACGTTGTCCTGATCGGCGAGATGCGCGACCTCGAGACCGTCGAGGCGGCGCTGAACGTCGCCGAGACGGGGCACCTGGTGTTCTCGACGCTGCACACCAACTCCTCTGTGCAAACGATCAATCGAATCATCGACATTTTCCCGTCGAACCAGCAGGCGCAGGTGCGCGCCCAGCTCTCGCTGGTGTTGCAGGCGGTCATCTGCCAGCAACTCATTCCGCGGATGGATGGCCGGGGGCGGGTGCTGGCGGTCGAAATCATGATTCCCAATCCGGCGATCCGTAACCTGATCCGTGAGGAGAAGGTCCACCAGATCTACTCGCAGTTGCAGGTCGGCCAGTTGAAGTTCGGCATGCAGACGATGACGCAGTCCCTCGTCGACCTGTGCGCACGCCGGCTGATCTCGTACGAGGAAGCGCTCGGCCACGCTACCGAACTCGAAGAAGTGCGCAGCATGCTGGGTAGCCCGCATCGCCCAGCCTCCGGCCTCTCCCGCCCCCGCATCCCCTGA
- the ppdK gene encoding pyruvate, phosphate dikinase — MKNLLGGKGANLAEMAGLGLPVPPGFTISTDVCTYFYAHGRKYPSTLRAEVARHLQKVEEHTGRRFGDPTNPLLVSVRSGARASMPGMMDTVLNLGLNDQTVRGLVAMTGNERFVFDSYRRFVSMFGDVVLGLKPQSKTEIDPFEEILERKKHGRGVRLDTELTAADLKELVGEFKQAIRDRMGIEFPEDPQEQLWMAIGAVFGSWMNDRAIVYRKLNAIPESWGTAVNVQSMVFGNLGEDSGSGVAFTRDPATGENVFYGELLFNAQGEEVVAGTRTPLKIAALDRDHPHLYAELMKIRKVLEKHYREVMDIEFTIEKGKLYMLQCRVGKRTGLAAIRIALDMVKERLITPREALLRVEPDQLNQLLRPTFVGAEKARAVEAGRRIATGLNAGPGAASGRVYFHADDAEAAAARGETVILCRIETSPEDIRGMAAAAGILTARGGMTSHAALVARQMGKVCVAGCEPLIVDYAAGTMRVAGTDVAMREGEDLSIDGTTGEVFLGHIATEPSEVVRVLVEKSLDPAAAAVYQQYAQLMKWADRERRLGVRTNADQPDQCANAIAFGAEGVGLCRTEHMFFGEGKIGPMREMILAGNADERRNALAKLLPVQRADFEGIFTVMSGKPVTIRTIDPPLHEFLPHDAAGQEEMAAQMGIAVEQVRERVEALKEANPMLGFRGCRLGIVYPEITEMQARAIFEAAANVIRGGAKAEPEIMIPLVGHVKELKLQADIVRRVAAEVMAATGVKFKYKVGTMIEVPRGALTASTIAGIAEFFSFGTNDLTQTTLGVSRDDAARFLLPYVKDFEIYDKDPFESLDIEGVGALVRIAVDGGRKARPDLKVGICGEHGGDPDTVTFCHEVGLDYVSCSPFRVPIARLAAARAALMKGPRVGD, encoded by the coding sequence CGAAGTGGCGCGTCATCTGCAGAAGGTCGAGGAGCATACCGGTCGCCGCTTCGGCGACCCGACCAACCCGCTGCTCGTGTCGGTGCGCTCCGGCGCCCGCGCCTCGATGCCGGGCATGATGGACACGGTCCTGAACCTTGGCCTCAACGACCAGACCGTCCGGGGTCTGGTCGCGATGACCGGCAACGAACGCTTCGTTTTCGATTCGTACCGGCGTTTCGTGTCGATGTTCGGCGATGTCGTCCTCGGCCTGAAGCCGCAGAGCAAGACCGAGATCGATCCGTTCGAGGAGATCCTGGAGCGCAAGAAGCACGGGCGCGGTGTCAGGCTCGACACGGAGCTCACGGCGGCCGACTTGAAGGAACTGGTGGGCGAGTTCAAGCAGGCCATCCGGGACCGTATGGGCATCGAATTCCCGGAGGACCCGCAGGAGCAGCTCTGGATGGCGATCGGCGCGGTGTTCGGCTCGTGGATGAACGACCGGGCGATCGTCTATCGCAAGCTGAATGCCATCCCGGAGAGCTGGGGGACGGCCGTCAACGTGCAGTCGATGGTGTTCGGCAACCTTGGCGAGGACTCCGGCAGCGGCGTGGCGTTTACGCGCGACCCCGCCACCGGAGAAAACGTCTTCTATGGCGAGTTGCTGTTCAACGCGCAGGGCGAAGAGGTGGTGGCCGGGACGCGAACGCCGCTCAAGATCGCGGCGCTCGATCGCGATCACCCTCACCTGTACGCCGAGCTAATGAAGATCCGCAAGGTGCTCGAGAAGCATTACCGCGAGGTGATGGACATCGAGTTCACCATCGAGAAGGGCAAGCTGTACATGCTGCAGTGCCGCGTCGGTAAGCGGACGGGTCTGGCGGCGATCAGGATTGCACTCGATATGGTGAAGGAGCGGCTGATCACTCCCCGCGAAGCGCTGCTGCGGGTGGAGCCCGATCAGCTCAATCAGCTCCTGCGGCCAACCTTCGTCGGCGCGGAGAAGGCCCGCGCGGTGGAGGCGGGGCGGCGCATCGCCACCGGGTTGAACGCCGGCCCCGGTGCGGCCAGCGGCCGGGTGTACTTCCATGCCGACGACGCCGAAGCGGCGGCGGCGCGTGGCGAGACGGTCATCCTGTGCCGCATCGAGACGTCGCCCGAAGACATCCGAGGCATGGCCGCCGCGGCGGGCATCCTGACCGCGCGCGGCGGGATGACCAGCCACGCCGCGCTGGTCGCGCGCCAGATGGGTAAGGTGTGCGTGGCCGGGTGCGAGCCGTTGATCGTGGACTACGCCGCCGGCACGATGCGGGTCGCGGGCACCGACGTCGCCATGAGGGAAGGCGAAGACCTGTCGATCGACGGGACGACTGGCGAGGTGTTCCTCGGTCACATCGCCACCGAGCCCAGCGAGGTGGTGCGCGTGCTGGTCGAGAAATCCCTCGACCCGGCCGCCGCAGCGGTCTACCAGCAGTATGCTCAGCTCATGAAGTGGGCCGATCGCGAGCGCCGCCTCGGCGTGCGTACCAATGCCGATCAGCCCGACCAGTGCGCCAACGCCATCGCCTTCGGGGCCGAGGGCGTCGGCCTCTGCCGCACCGAACACATGTTCTTCGGCGAAGGCAAGATCGGTCCAATGCGCGAGATGATACTCGCCGGCAATGCCGACGAACGGCGCAACGCCCTCGCCAAGCTGCTCCCGGTGCAGCGCGCCGACTTCGAGGGCATCTTCACGGTGATGTCCGGGAAGCCGGTGACCATCCGTACGATCGACCCGCCGCTGCACGAGTTCCTGCCGCACGATGCCGCCGGACAGGAGGAGATGGCGGCGCAGATGGGCATTGCCGTCGAGCAGGTACGCGAGCGGGTGGAGGCGCTGAAAGAAGCCAACCCGATGCTCGGCTTCCGCGGCTGCCGGCTGGGCATCGTCTACCCGGAGATTACCGAGATGCAGGCGCGGGCGATCTTCGAGGCGGCGGCCAACGTCATTCGGGGCGGCGCGAAAGCGGAACCCGAAATCATGATCCCGCTCGTTGGCCACGTGAAGGAGCTGAAACTCCAGGCCGACATCGTCCGGCGCGTCGCCGCCGAGGTCATGGCGGCGACGGGGGTCAAGTTCAAGTACAAAGTCGGCACCATGATCGAGGTGCCGCGCGGGGCTCTGACCGCGTCGACCATCGCCGGGATTGCCGAGTTTTTCTCGTTCGGCACCAACGACCTTACGCAGACCACGCTGGGCGTGTCGCGCGACGATGCCGCACGCTTCCTGCTGCCGTACGTGAAGGACTTCGAGATCTACGACAAGGACCCCTTCGAGTCGCTCGATATCGAGGGCGTCGGCGCGCTGGTGCGCATCGCCGTCGACGGGGGCCGCAAGGCGCGGCCGGATTTGAAGGTTGGGATTTGCGGCGAGCATGGGGGCGATCCGGACACCGTTACCTTCTGTCACGAGGTGGGTCTCGATTACGTGTCGTGCTCGCCGTTCCGGGTACCCATCGCCAGACTGGCGGCGGCCCGGGCGGCGCTGATGAAGGGTCCGCGGGTTGGCGACTGA
- a CDS encoding type II secretion system F family protein → MAVFRWQGVSPKGEVMTGEMEAPTRDAVLVRLRSQRIQPVPAKIKEKGRGLNKELTLPGFGESIKGRDIVVFTRQLATMIDAGLPIVQCLDVLAQQSPNKKLRNVIRELKEQVEAGSTFTDALRKHPKLFDDLYVNMCAAGEVGGILDNILNRLASYMEKAMKLKSKIKGAMIYPATIITVAVGVTAVLLIFVIPVFAELFGSFGQALPAPTQFVINLSNFTIAYAKYMVGVVIAVVVACRQMYKTESGRLAFDNLFLQLPVFGDLIRKSSVARFTRTLSTLVTSGVPILDALAITARTSGNKVVERAVLQTRVSISEGRTIAEPLQQSKVFPPMVCQMISVGETTGALDAMLSKIADFYEEEVDNAVANLTSLMEPLVILFLGIIIGGLVISMYLPIFKLGSVIN, encoded by the coding sequence ATGGCAGTCTTTCGCTGGCAAGGCGTATCCCCGAAAGGGGAAGTGATGACGGGGGAAATGGAGGCGCCGACGCGCGACGCGGTGCTGGTGCGTCTGCGCTCGCAGCGCATTCAACCGGTGCCGGCGAAGATCAAGGAGAAGGGCCGGGGTCTCAACAAGGAGCTGACCCTGCCGGGGTTCGGCGAGTCGATCAAGGGACGAGACATCGTCGTTTTTACGCGCCAGTTGGCGACGATGATCGACGCCGGTTTGCCGATCGTCCAGTGCCTCGACGTTCTGGCCCAGCAGTCGCCGAACAAGAAATTGCGCAACGTGATCCGGGAGCTGAAAGAGCAGGTCGAGGCGGGGTCGACGTTTACCGACGCCCTGCGCAAGCACCCCAAGCTGTTCGACGATCTCTACGTCAACATGTGCGCGGCCGGCGAAGTTGGCGGCATCCTCGACAACATTTTGAACCGTTTGGCGAGCTACATGGAAAAGGCCATGAAGCTCAAATCGAAGATCAAGGGCGCCATGATCTATCCGGCGACGATCATCACGGTAGCGGTCGGCGTCACCGCGGTTCTGCTGATCTTCGTCATTCCGGTGTTCGCGGAACTTTTCGGGAGCTTCGGGCAGGCGCTTCCGGCGCCCACCCAGTTCGTCATCAATCTGAGTAACTTCACGATCGCCTACGCCAAGTACATGGTTGGTGTGGTTATTGCGGTGGTGGTCGCGTGCCGGCAGATGTACAAGACCGAGTCCGGGCGCCTGGCTTTCGACAATCTCTTCCTGCAACTGCCGGTGTTCGGCGACCTGATCCGCAAGTCGTCGGTGGCGCGGTTCACGCGCACGCTGAGCACGCTGGTGACCTCGGGCGTACCGATTCTCGATGCGCTGGCGATCACGGCACGGACCTCGGGCAACAAGGTGGTCGAGCGGGCGGTCTTGCAGACCCGTGTGAGCATCAGCGAGGGGCGGACGATTGCCGAGCCGCTGCAGCAGAGCAAGGTGTTCCCGCCCATGGTCTGCCAGATGATCTCGGTGGGCGAGACGACGGGGGCGCTCGACGCCATGCTCTCGAAGATTGCCGATTTCTATGAGGAAGAGGTCGATAACGCGGTGGCGAACCTGACGTCGTTGATGGAGCCGCTGGTGATCCTGTTCCTCGGGATCATCATCGGCGGTCTCGTCATCTCGATGTACCTGCCGATCTTCAAGCTGGGGTCCGTCATAAACTGA
- the pilB gene encoding type IV-A pilus assembly ATPase PilB: MSTRLGELLVRRGLITGADLARANEELAAQGGALSATLVKIGAIAEGELAACLQKEYHLSLVDPAALNLPGEVTRLVPGQIVLRHHLIPINLSGSTLTLAMSDPSNIVAINEVKFLTGYDVKVALAGVDSINAAIEQYYEAGTGVDEVLTEFDGEDVELVDDAEQIDIKELERATEDAPVVRLVNAILTSAIKRRASDIHLEPFERMFRVRFRVDGVLEEIMRPPLKLKNAITSRVKVMAQLDIAERRLPQDGRIKLKLGRGQEMDFRVSVLPTIFGEKIVLRLLDKASLQLDMTRLGFEEQALKDFKDAIYKPYGMVLVTGPTGSGKTTTLYSALSELNKVVSNISTAEDPVEYNLVGINQVQIHEEIGLNFANALRSFLRQDPDIIMVGEVRDFETAEIAIKAALTGHLVLSTLHTNDAPSTINRLLNMGVEPFLVASSVNLILAQRLVRVICAGCRTPVELPPQALIDIGAARAEIPQFTCFQGAGCPQCGGTGYRGRIAIYEVMPISEEVRDLVLNGASAQEIKRCAMGLGMRTLRQSSIQKLKEGVTTINEVVRVTVSD; encoded by the coding sequence ATGAGCACGCGATTGGGTGAGTTGCTGGTCCGCCGCGGTCTGATCACCGGGGCGGATCTCGCCAGAGCCAACGAGGAGCTGGCGGCGCAGGGCGGGGCGCTGAGTGCCACGCTGGTGAAGATCGGTGCGATCGCCGAGGGCGAGCTCGCCGCTTGCCTTCAGAAGGAGTACCACCTCTCGCTCGTCGATCCGGCCGCGCTCAATCTGCCCGGCGAAGTGACGCGGCTGGTGCCCGGGCAGATAGTCCTGCGCCATCACCTGATTCCGATCAACCTCAGCGGTTCGACTCTGACGCTGGCGATGTCCGACCCGTCGAACATCGTGGCGATCAACGAGGTGAAGTTCCTCACCGGCTACGACGTGAAGGTCGCCCTGGCGGGTGTCGATTCCATCAACGCCGCCATCGAGCAGTACTACGAGGCCGGCACCGGCGTCGACGAGGTGCTCACCGAGTTCGACGGCGAAGACGTCGAACTGGTCGACGACGCCGAGCAGATAGACATCAAGGAGCTCGAGCGGGCCACGGAAGACGCGCCGGTGGTGCGCCTGGTAAACGCCATCCTGACGAGCGCGATTAAGCGCCGCGCCAGCGACATTCATCTGGAGCCTTTCGAACGGATGTTTCGGGTCCGCTTCCGCGTCGACGGCGTACTCGAAGAGATCATGCGGCCGCCGCTGAAGCTGAAGAACGCGATCACCTCGCGCGTCAAGGTGATGGCCCAGCTCGATATTGCCGAGCGGCGCTTGCCGCAGGACGGTCGCATCAAGCTCAAGCTCGGGCGCGGGCAGGAGATGGATTTCCGGGTGTCGGTCCTGCCGACGATCTTCGGCGAGAAGATCGTCCTGCGCCTGCTCGACAAGGCGAGCCTGCAGCTCGACATGACCCGGCTGGGCTTCGAGGAGCAGGCGCTCAAGGACTTCAAGGACGCGATCTACAAGCCTTACGGCATGGTGCTGGTGACCGGGCCGACGGGTAGCGGCAAGACGACGACCCTGTATTCGGCGCTGTCCGAGCTGAACAAGGTGGTGTCGAACATCTCTACCGCCGAGGACCCCGTCGAGTACAACCTCGTGGGCATCAACCAGGTCCAGATCCACGAAGAGATCGGCCTGAACTTCGCGAATGCGTTGCGTTCGTTCCTGCGGCAGGACCCCGACATCATCATGGTCGGCGAGGTGCGCGATTTCGAAACCGCGGAGATCGCCATCAAAGCGGCGTTAACCGGTCACCTGGTGTTGAGCACGCTGCATACGAACGATGCGCCGTCGACAATCAACCGCCTGCTCAATATGGGCGTCGAGCCGTTTCTGGTGGCGTCGTCGGTCAACCTGATCCTGGCGCAGCGTCTGGTGCGCGTCATCTGCGCCGGCTGCCGCACGCCGGTCGAGTTGCCGCCTCAGGCGCTGATCGACATCGGCGCGGCGCGGGCCGAGATTCCCCAGTTCACGTGTTTCCAGGGTGCCGGGTGCCCGCAGTGCGGCGGCACGGGTTATCGCGGCAGGATCGCCATTTACGAGGTGATGCCGATATCCGAGGAGGTGCGCGATCTGGTGCTCAATGGAGCCTCGGCTCAGGAGATCAAGCGCTGCGCCATGGGGCTGGGCATGCGGACACTACGGCAATCCAGCATTCAGAAGCTCAAGGAGGGCGTGACCACGATCAACGAAGTGGTGCGTGTGACGGTTTCGGATTAG